Below is a genomic region from Lepidochelys kempii isolate rLepKem1 chromosome 5, rLepKem1.hap2, whole genome shotgun sequence.
AGAATGAGCAGCACTGGCTCTAAAGGCACCATAGCTGGCGGTTTGGGAGGATGCATCACAGCCATACAAGAGCAATAGGCATGCGACCAGAAGGTTTCTATACCAATCTGGACTGGCATAAACCAGTGTTGCCCTCTTACCAGCAGAAACCCTAAGATAGGGTGGCAAGGCAACACCAATGCCATCTACTTTTTTTCTGGGGTGAATTGCCATGTAACCACAGGACGAAGTCATGCgccattccacctcttcctcctcctttcttaTCTAACACACTAGCAGCCTCTGAATCAGCCTAGGATGCTCATGCTCCCAGCAACTTACCCATGGGGTTCTGATTAATgaagaaaatgataaaaaaaaatatgtccAGGGTTTGAATATGGGTGACACTTTGTATGTTAACTTTATGAGGAAAAATTTGATTAACGTGTTCATTAAGGACCACACATAAAACTCCAGCTAAACAACTTGGATCACCTCCTCTACTCTTTTTCCCCACTATTGCAACCGAGAGCAGCGAAGACAGCGAAACAGGAGAAACAATCAATGATGAACCCAATGACAATACGCCTGTAAAAGAGGAAGATCGATTTAATCAGTGAGTCAGCTACTTTTGAATTGAGACCCAAAATCCATATGTGAAAATACACGCACACGTGCATGCCGCAAGTGTATTCCTACACTTGAATGATGTTACAATATAAAAATTGTTCTAGTAAAACTACATGTGAAACTCAAATGTAGTGCGTTAGTATAATCTCTAGGGCCAAATCCTCCAAACCCAGAAGGGCAGTAGGAGGATCCAAGAGCAACAGTAccagagatttcagagtagcagccgtgttggtctgtatgcgcaaaaagaaaaggaggacttgtggcaccttagagactaaccaatttatgtttATGAAAGGtaactgtgtgtgttttgggtGTACCACAGAATGCAGCTCTGCTACAATCTCTGTATCAGGTCTGCAGAGGGGAGATTTGGGAATATGAAATGCACATAAATCCGCTGACCAAAATCCACACGTGGAGCGGCTGTAGAAAAGTTCTACCCTGTGCCTGCCAGCATAGGGGAAGACACCTTCAGCCAAAATACATAAAGTAGTACTTCTGTGCACTGTTTTGAGGGAGCAAGATTTAGGATTTCAGGAGTTAGGGTTGCaggattgatttaaaaaaaagcagatagATTAGAAGGGAGAAGATAGGGAGTGAGCAAGATGGAAAAGGAGAGAACATAATGGAAGCCCTTGTAATGTTAGTAATTGGCACTGGTCTGCTGCAAATGGCAGAATGCAGAGGAGCACTTGAGGGTCACAGTTAATTGAGTAAGAGCTCATGGGTCTTGACTGGGTCATATGACTCATAGGCTTAAGGCTTATTGGGAATATCCACACTTACCTGGCAGTGATAGGAACAATAGTTTCAGTAAATGAGCTCTCATCCTGAGGCTTGCATATGCACAGAAGGGAAGAAGGGATGGGGCAGCAATTTCTGCTATCTACCAGGTACACCACCTttgaattcagagtaacagccgtgttagtctgtattcgcaaaaagaaaaggagtacttgtggcaccttagagactaaccaatttatttgagcatgagctttcgtgagctacagctcacttcatcggatgcatgccgtggaaactgcagcagactttatttatacccagagaatatgaaaaaatacctcctcccaccccactgtcctgctggtaatagcttatctaaagtgatcatcaggtgggccatttccagcacaaatccaggttttctcaccctccacccccccagacacaaatatttatttatttattatcatgcacattgtgtaaagagttgtcactttggatgggctatcaccagcaggagagtgaatttgtgtgggggggtggagggtgagaaaacctggatttgtgctggaaatggcccacctgatgatcactttagataaactattaccagcaggacagtggggtgggaggaggtattgtttcatattctctgtgtataaataaagtctgctgcagtttccacggcatgcatccgatgaagtgagctgtagctcacgaaagctcatgctcaaataaattggttagtctctaaggtgccacaagtactccttttcttttcacctttgaATTGTTTCCCAGAAAATGTTACATGTTATCTTGATGCCATTTCCTGTCAGAACTTCCCATCTTGCCGCAGGCTGTCCTCTTCCTGACaacaggggtgggtgaggaggggatTCGGAAGAGAGGGGATGACTGAGTAAAGTCAGTTTTGGTCAAAGGGAAATTTACCTGAGAAGGACTGAGTAAATATTATGGAAGGATCTCAGGATATGTCCCATGCTGGCAGGAGTGATCTTGAAGCAACTTTAGCATAAAACTAATTTTCAACAAATGAGATACACCATGACTGATTGCTCAAAATTGCATAAAGTTGAGCTATGAGAGTTCTCTATCCATCAACAATCAGAGACATGCTAGGATGAGTTATGGGTCACTTCTTGCTACTTGACTGAACCTAACCTGAGGATGAGACCTTGGTGCTGCATTGAATGACAGTGATTGGATTTCACAGGGAGAGGAGTATTACCTAGAAAAAGTGGCTCTGTCTTCCCTACAGTGGGACCATGGTGGCTCAGCAGGTTTAACGATTAGCTGAACATGGACTATTTGCTTGCTATTCATTGTGTGAAATGACAGCCTTTTGCTGTGTAAGTAACATGTCTGTGTCCTTTGTTGTGGCCTGCCCTTTAAAATGTCATTCTTAGCATTTAAAGGAATACCATTAAACATAAGctttctcattttctttgtctaaagaatagtctgttttcaaagaacctttattaaaaataaaagcctcTACTAGTGCTctgttttgatttcaattacttGCCTCTGACCTTTGCTAAACCATGTAAAATCACAAGGATATCCGCATGAAAGAAATCATATGCTGTTGAAATACTTAAAGCCTGGGGAAACTCACTGAAGTAGAAACAGATTAGAACAAGAGAGCGGGAAAGGCCAAGCCAAACTCtgttggcagagccaggattaaaaaGCAGATAGAAACAGGAAAGAAGTTACCACTGTTTAGTTCAGGGTAAGAGCAACTGTAGAACACATTGAGACAAAACAGAAGCTCAGCAAAGAGGAGTTCAGAGAAAGGTACAAGGCAGAGGCCGTGGGTTTCGTAGCTTATTAATCACAGACTTTTCAATGGAGCAGACAGTAAGAGCAGGGAAATACTAAATACAGAACAAGAGAGGTAGATCAGATTAATTCAGAAAAGGTGAAGGTAAATCAAAGACCATAGAAATACTTGGATTGAAGATGCTAGTCCCTAACATTATTTAGTGACAGTGAAAGAATATCTGTCTGGAAGGAATGCAATGAGAATTATGGTTTGGGAAGCACCTTCAAGTCTGTGAGTGGAGGATCTGAGACTGAGGGGACAGTGTGGAGTTTTGTATCACCTtatctcctccctctctctcttttcttcagtGTAGCTTGTGCTTTACAAGACAGAAGAGAACAGAGTGTGCTGGCTGCTGGCTTCTTCTTGCCACCTCTCCTGGATTATTATTATGCAGCACTCCATACTGCTGTGCTTCTTCTTGCCACCACTCCTTACCCTGCTCAGCCAAGCTAGAGCTCAGTTCCCGCGCCAATGTGCTACGGTTGATTCCTTGAGAAGTGGCGAGTGTTGTCCGGATTTGTCTCCGGAGTTCGGGCCTGGTACGGATCGCTGTGGTTCATCTTCAGGAAGGGGTCAGTGTGTACCAGTGATAGCAGACTCACGGCCCCATGGCCCACAGTACATGCATGATGGCCAAGATGACCGTGAGCAGTGGCCCTTACGCTTCTTCAATCGAACCTGCAGCTGCAATGGTAACTTCTCCGGTTATGACTGTGGGTCTTGCCGACCTGGCTGGAGTGGAGCTGCCTGTAACCAGCAGATCCGCACAGGTAAGGGCATCAAAAATAGAGAAGAGACACTGCTGGTCACCAATGCTAAGTGTAAAGTGTATTTGGCTTCCTATCGCCTTTACAGAGTAAACTATCCCTGACACCCTATTTAGAAATCTATATTGCAACAGGACTGTTAAACTGGGCTGTCAATTGAGCCAATAATGccttggattttcagaagtgctgaacacccacaaacCCCAAAGGAAgaagcaggtgctcagcacttctgacaatcaggccctaaatatatTGATAGTCAATAACAGTCGGTTTGAAATGCATAGGTGAGTAAGAATGGAGAGAGAATTTAGTaatattttctcttatttaaCTTTCTGAACTATGTAAATACTTTTAGGGTTTAAAATTATTagtcatgggatttttttaatgtttaaattgttggattctgtaaaaatatatatgtgtgAGGAAACCATAAACAAGCGTTTCTACCTAGGCACCATGAAGGACTCTATCTAGAGTGGGTGAGATGTGATAGATCTGTAATATAAGTGAGCAGTGGctactgcaaaaaaaaatccactctctTTATTTTCACCATGAAAGTAACGTTAAGTGCTCTGTACACTCCAAAACAAAGGTTAAAATAAggattataaattaaaaatcttTGCAGTTGAATTCCTGAAAGCAAGCTTAACTAAAGGACAAGAGACCCAAAAATCTTATTCAAACTCTATGCCTGAACAGGCAACGGGAAAGCAAAAGTTAATGCTCATTAATCAGGGCTTGCTGAAGACAAGGGAGTTATATCAGCTTTTGCCAGCTGATCTGGCTCTAGCCCTGTACCAACTACTGAAAGGGACAAGTaacagaaaaagaaacttttaacaGACCCACACAGCCCTGATGAAATAAACATGAGTTTAGAATTGTAAAATTAACTGCTGTATGATCAGTTTTAAAACAGTTATTGGTTATAGTTTGCATATCCATCATCGATACcacaaataattttaaactatGGGTTGATAGAATAATATATTTTGAATTATATATTTTTGTTGGCTCCAAAATAGCTATTATAGTTTGTTGGATCAAACATTTTGAAGTGCAAATAATGTAATGTATGTAACTAAATACAGTACCACGTCTAAACATTTCTAAAGAGCCTATTTCTCTGTGTTAGTGTGTATGTGTGGTATTTTATATATAGAgatgtgtgtgtaaatgtttAGGTTTTCAGTTAAACTCATAAGAATCAAAAGCACACTTTTCTGTATATGAAGTTACTGGCAGAAGTCCACTGAAGACTAagagaaaactcccattgacttcagtgggcacaggaTTTCATCCACTGTGTCCACAACTGACTGTGTATAGAAATGTAGTTGTTTTAGAATTCAGGATAGTTGTGATAACTAAAATGGGTGGCTGCTTGCTGGAAAATAGAGGAACTTTTATCTCTGACTCAAGAGGTAACTTGAACTCTGTCCCACTAGTAGATAGTGAAATTCTTCTCAGCAGCGATATAATCCAGGCTTTTGCTTCTCAAGCTCCCTCGTTCTGCCTCACAGATTCAATCAAAATGatgggcttttaaaaatgttataataCAACATGAGGAGGCAAAACTTTATAATGTAAAGGCCGGTATATAGCACTCTCTTATTTATGTTAAAGTGATACCATGAAAAAATGTGTACTGGATTTACCTTTGAAGTGTGTCTGACAAAGAACTCACCCTTAAATATCTAGCTGCTATCAAAtctaaaaacaaataataataataataataataataattaataataattaataagtaaGTATGCGATAACTCTTCCAAAAGCACTAAATTCTTTTTCCACCATGTCCATTCATCCTAGTCATGGGTCAGATTCTCCtgcccttactcatgttgagtagcaccCTACCTCCACAGTGGCCCCAATGAAAACAACCGGGCTGCTTGAGGAAAAAGGAGGTACTTATGAGTAAGGCTAATAGACTCTGAACTTGTGAAAATGAGATGTGGGTATTCACTACCTTTATAACTGACTTCTGTTTAATCCCTTAAAGTCAGGAGGAACCTTCTGGACCTGAGTGCGGAGGAAAGGAATAATTTTGTCAATGCCCTACACCAAGCCAAGACTACAATACATCCTGATATTGTCATAGCCACCAGGAGACATGAGGAGATACTGGGACCTGATGGCAACACACCACAATTTGAAAATGTGTCCATTTATAACTACTTTGTGTGGTCCCATTATTACTCTGTCAGAAAGACTTTCCTTGGTGCAGGGCAGCAAAGTTTTGGAGGAGTGGATTTCTCTCATGAAGGACCAGCATTTCTCACTTGGCATAGGTATCATCTACTGCAGCTGGAGAGAGACATGCAGGTGAAGTTTGCACTAATATTGAAATTGTTTTTGTTCATGTTCCATGCTGCCCAGTTAAAGAGCAGACTGACTTCCCCCCACATTCCAGTGCAGAGAGATACATTGCAGATCTTTCTAGATGGTTTCCATTACTCAATTTCAATTCCAGTATTATCAGACATATTACATCATTTGAGGGTGTTTTTAGGTTGCTAGGAGCATATAAAAAGTAGAAACACTATTTCAACTATAGCAGTCTAACAACTATAAAATTTCTCTCAaagcttcctttaaaaaacaGCAGTATTCCCtatatatttccttttaaattctGTAATTTATGCAATAAACACAATTGTTAATGATACTTCTAAATTGTGGGGGCTGATTCTTGACTCACACTAGTCGAAAGCAGGAATAATTCCAACAAAATCAATGGATTTgtagtgtgagatcagaatcaaatcCTAGGCATGTGATTAGCTCAAACAGCTAGAGAAAAGAGCAAATCAGGAGATCCTATTACATAAATCGGTGGTTCTCCATCTTCCTCATTCTGTGGACCACTTCATAAGCGCAAGAAAGATCTGCTTATGGACAAACGCTCATCCCAGTGACTCAGTTCCCCAGTGCTTAAttctcaaaatgtttcaatatGAGGAAGAAAATCCATGGTTCACTGTTTGTCCATGGAACAGAATATGAGCACCATAGATATACAGAATCACATTAAGAATATAAGGAGTACGTAGATGTTTCACCCCCCAGTTCTTTTCAGGTTTTTAATTTATGGTTGCCTGTCTTATTAAAATTCCTGAGTGAAAAAAATACACATGTGGAAAAAACATAATTTCTTAAAATCTAGGGGGGAAATAATCAAATTGAGTTTTCTGTGAGCAGTTCACAGACGATTAAATGAATGCACATGACAGTATGTGATTTATATTTTGTCTTTGATTTCTAGCAAAATATTTGGTCGATTAGCTGTAGGTAATTCTGTCTTGTGTAGTTAATTGCAGATCTCTGAAGCCTTCACATAATGTTCTTGGGTTCATCAGAATGGAAGGACAGAAGGAAATAGACTAAAAGCTTCAACATTCCTTGTGTACATTCCAATCCTCCAATCCTATGTGTTATGTATCAGTAAGAGGGATTTATAATACATGTGATAAATTAAATATCTTAAtttaaggagagagagaaatgttgcCAAAATAGACAGGTGTTTGAAGTAATTTAACTATCAATCCACAAACTAAGCATTAATGACTAACTTGGAGGTCATTACTAGTTAGGTAATGACTGTCTACTGGCAATTCCTACCTGAAGTGGAATAGAACATCTCATTAGTAAAGaccacctatttttaaaaaataaaggtaaaggggAAGATAGAATAAATTAAAATAAGTTAAACCCCCAGAAAGGCTAAACCCACTTTGAAACCAGAAattcccctgaagtcaataagatTCCTGCATATGGAATCCTTGAAAAATCCTAGCCCTTAATGGGTTAATAGACTAATCTAGTATAGGTTAGTAAAGTACATCATTAGTGAAGTTAATTTGATGGTCATTGTGTCCTAGTGAATTTCACAGTTGCCCATCTCTAATCAGAAATGGAACTGAATCCCAAACACCGAAAGAGCAAACCTCTTATCGTCTTTCCCACTACTCTGTAGTCCTGTAGTTCACTGAAGGTAATTTGCTTTTATGTTTGCTTTGCTTGTCAAAAGCCAGTGCTATCATGTTTGATTAGCCTTAagtatatttaatattaaaatagaaTTATTTGGAAAAAATAGGACAGCAGTAATGTCTTATGGTTCTTAGTACAGATAATCGGGCTGCTTTCTAAAATACTTCAGGAAAGCATCAAGTTACGGATCAAATTAGATAACATATGCAGTGCTATTAATGAGAAAATTCAGTGACTCAATGTAACAATTTGACTCTGAGTGCTGTCAAAGGCCCAAAGTTCATAAACTGAGAAATTAAGGGAAATATTTGTCTTTATTCTCTTTCAGTTATGGTAATCCTAGGGGGTTACCTGTAACAACAGCAGGTAAACATTTTTTGGACACGACTGTTGGGGGGCTgcgttttttttaaattgatcaaACATAGCACTTTGATTTTGTTAATGGGGACATGTAGGATGAGATTCCCCAAAGTACCTATATCAGTTTGGATCACAAGTCTCATTGAGAGTCACTGATGCCACTGCTCGTAACTCATTTTGGAAAATCCCTCTCATTATGAATATTACATTGTTCCAGTGAAGGCACACATTAACATAGTGTTCTCTTGGTTAGGAGATGCTACAGGATCCCTCTTTTGCACTTCCCTATTGGAATTTTGCTACTGGTGGAAACACCTGCGATATTTGCACAGATGACTTGATGGGCGCTCGAAGCAATTTTGACATCTCTCTTATAAGTCAGAATTCCATCTTCTCCCAGTGGCGTGTGCTCTGTGAAAACCTAGAAGACTATGATAACTTGGGAACCATTTGTAACAGTAAGTTTGTCTGCTGACAGATTTTTTTGAGTGAACGGTCCTATAATAGTAAATAATCACAATCCTTTGCTTTCAAATGCACTTTCCATCAGAGGATGACAGAgtgttttgcaaacattaatgaatgaagTCTCTCAACACCCTTCTGAGGTAGGAAAGGgtttgtctcccagtttcacagacaagcaaactgaggcacaaaggggtTAAGCAGTTGCTTTGGAAGCTTGTTCAGACCAGGGGAAACAGAAGAATTCATTCTAAACTCTTACTCCCTTTCTTATGTGTTAGCCACAAGTATATCCTTCCTGGAAGAACAATTAATACTGTTTTATACATTTTGTTACCTTTGGTGCCTGAATGTGGTCGTGTCCACCTAGTCATTCCTTAGCTTTGGATATCTTCCAACTCACTCAGATAACCACGCTCATAACACCTACGTTTAAAGGGGAGAACACATAACAAACCGTACCCAAGGGTGGGTACGCAATAGCAGGGACAGAACCTCAGATCCCTGGATTTTAATACATGAGCTTCTAATGCCTGAGATTAAAAAGAAAGGCATTTGCTTAGCCAAGACTGTAGCCTTTGTGGTCCAGctaccactagagggggacagagcaccacactgagTGGTTTACAAGCACACTGAGCGGTTTACAAGCACACTGAGCAAGATCCTTGactcctggcccagccccagcccctttgTTCAAAGGAATCAGAAATCTACTCTATGAGGCTGCTGAAGATTCCCAACCAACTCTCAGACCTGATGAAGCAAGGGGGATTTCAGGAGCAGGAAGAGGGTGTGAACAAAATGTGTTACACTCCAGCTATCCCCAGCCCTAAAGAGCCATTGCAGCTTGTATAGGTGACAGCAACACTGAATACTCTAACATACACTGGCCCTCGACTTCCCACAGGCCTAGGGGGCACATCGATGGCTTTGAATAGTCTTTGCCCTCTCCCCAAATTGGATCCTGAATCAAGTCAAGTTTAGCCCAtcccaaggatctggcccactgttctGTCAGAATGTTGCTTCATCATGCCTTTCTTTCTTCTCCCAAACCCCCAGgcacagaaggtggt
It encodes:
- the TYRP1 gene encoding 5,6-dihydroxyindole-2-carboxylic acid oxidase; translation: MQHSILLCFFLPPLLTLLSQARAQFPRQCATVDSLRSGECCPDLSPEFGPGTDRCGSSSGRGQCVPVIADSRPHGPQYMHDGQDDREQWPLRFFNRTCSCNGNFSGYDCGSCRPGWSGAACNQQIRTVRRNLLDLSAEERNNFVNALHQAKTTIHPDIVIATRRHEEILGPDGNTPQFENVSIYNYFVWSHYYSVRKTFLGAGQQSFGGVDFSHEGPAFLTWHRYHLLQLERDMQEMLQDPSFALPYWNFATGGNTCDICTDDLMGARSNFDISLISQNSIFSQWRVLCENLEDYDNLGTICNSTEGGPIRRNPAGNVARPLVQRLPEPQDVALCLEVGLFDTPPFYSNSTDSFRNTVEGYSDPSGKYDPAVRSLHNLAHLFLNGTGGQTHLSPNDPIFVFLHTFTDAVFDEWLRRHNPDISIYPLENAPIGHNRQYNMVPFWPPVTNNDMFVPAPENLGYSYDVQWPSRALQVTEIITIAIVTALVLVAIIFAGATCIVHARKNKDELHQPLLTDQYDRYSDDYDSIPTPGQSVV